From the genome of Homalodisca vitripennis isolate AUS2020 chromosome 8, UT_GWSS_2.1, whole genome shotgun sequence, one region includes:
- the LOC124368073 gene encoding putative gustatory receptor 28b encodes MVLMNHSDEAFSLAISIVTIVLLFCSQAALLVHFTHVAQSIAKSFEIVNAKIEMEVTSSASVDGTRTRCTMLSKIKKLRTLMNTYWMLCDAVQQANVFYCDQLMVVTFSSFLHITVTSYYFFLLLKTGKAFTMAYEGAWILLHICHVVLLLTSSTDVTKKADETGQTICKLINKDLDPNLRKQLEGFLLQLPHHNARFSARGFFPLNNETLTAMAGAVTTYLVILIQFQNEPSPT; translated from the exons ATGGTTCTTATGAACCACAGTGACGAAGCATTTTCATTAGCAATATCCATCGTCACCATTGTACTGCTATTCTGCTCCCAAGCTGCTCTGCTCGTCCACTTCACACATGTGGCTCAAAGTATCGCAAAGTCCTTTGAAATAGTGAACGCCAAGATCGAGATGGAAGTCACAAGCTCTGCCAGTGTTGACGGCACCCGTACAAGAT gCACTATGCTTTCTAAAATCAAGAAACTGAGGACTCTGATGAACACCTATTGGATGCTGTGTGACGCCGTACAACAGGCTAATGTCTTCTACTGCGATCAGCTGATGGTCGTTACCTTCTCCTCATTTCTCCACATCACTGTCACGTCTTACTACTTTTTCTTGCTCCTTAAAACTGGTAAAGCGTTTACAATGGCTTATGAGGGGGCTTGGATCTTGCTTCACATCTGCCACGTTGTTCTGTTATTAACCTCAAGTACAGATGTCACCAAAAAG GCCGATGAGACAGGACAGACGATCTGCAAGTTGATCAATAAGGACTTGGACCCAAATTTGAGAAAACAG CTTGAAGGGTTTCTCCTGCAGTTACCTCACCACAACGCAAGATTCTCTGCTCGTGGATTTTTCCCGCTCAACAACGAGACCCTAACAGCG atggctggagcggtgacaacTTACCTGGTGATACTGATCCAGTTCCAGAATGAACCATCACCCACCTAG